TGATTATCTTGTGTAGCTTGGTGCTAGCAAAATTAGTAATTGAGCGTGCCTTACTGCGGGCCGATTGCGACTAATTCAGGGCTAATTGCGACACTTCTTCCTCGACCTATCAACTCCTCTGAGCTTCTATGAAACGAATTTCCATCCTGGTTCCTAAGGGAGCTATTCTGGGTAGTATTGAAGGACCCCGACTGGTTTTTGCCGAAGTGAATGCGCTGTTGCAGCGCATGGGCAAGCCCGCTCTGTTTAGTATTCAGCTGGTAGGCCTGCACCACGCTACTTCCGTGTGCGGTGGCCTCTACACCGTGGCGACCGATGTGCTGCTACCGGACGTGACCCAGACGGACCTGGTGATTATTCCGGCAGTGGACGGCGACCTGGAGCAGGCGCTGGAGAACAACCGCGAGTTTCTGCCCTGGATAGTGCAGCAGTATAAAAGCGGGGCCGAAGTAGCCAGCCTGTGCCTGGGAGCCTTCCTGCTGGCAGCCACCGGGCTAATAGACGGCCGGCAGTGCACCACGCATTGGGCCGCGGCCAACGATTTTCGGCGCATGTTCCCCGGCGTGGAGCTGTGCGAGGACAAGCTCATTACCGATGAGCACGGCATTTATTCCAGCGGCGGCGCCTTTTCCTACCTGAACCTGGTACTCTACCTGATTGAAAAGTACGCCGGGCGCGAAATGGCCGTGTTCTGCGCCAAGGTGTTCCAGATTGATATTGAGCGGGTCAGTCAGTCGGCTTTCGTGGTGTTCAATGGGCAAAAGGCGCACGAAGACGAACCCATCAAAAAGGCCCAGGCCTACATCGAGGCGAACTACCAGGAGAAAATAACGGTGGATGAGCTGGCCTCCATGCTCGCGCTAGGCCGGCGCAACCTGGAGCGGCGCTTCAAGAAAGCCACCGCCAACTCAGTAGTGGAATACATCCAGCGGGTAAAGATGGAGGTAGCTAAAAACAGCCTGGAGTCGTCGCGAGAAAATGTAAATGAGGTGATGTACCAGGTAGGCTACACCGACCCCAAAGCTTTCCGCCTGACGTTCAAGCGTGTGACGGGCCTCTCGCCCAAACAGTACCGCAGCAAATACAGCCGCGAAAGTGCCGTGCGCGTCTAGGCCTATAGGCCTATTGGGCCACAGGTTTTCGCCGGAATGTGAGTTGACAAGTGCCGCTTGCCTTCTTCCGAAAGCCTGTGGCCGGTACCATAGAGTGTGGCGGACAGGCCTACAGTGCCATCGGGCTTCTCAGATAACGGCTGCAAACCGATTGGTAATCAGCTCGAAGCCGGCAGTGGTAGGGTGAAGCTCGTTGTCCCACCATTTCTTGTAGTTGGCGCCGCTTGATAAGCTCCCGCGCAGGTCTACGTACTTCACGTGGCGGAAAGCGGGCATGGCGGCTACCTCGGCCAGCATTACATTGAAGCGGTCAATGAGGTCTTTTGCAATCTTCTTGCGGACGGCCAGATTGCGGTAGCCTTTCACCTCGAAGCCTGGGGACAGCCAGGGCCCCGGCAAAATCCACCAGCCGCCCAAAAAGCCCCGCCCATCGGGCACGGGGTAGTCGTAGCCGTGCACCACAATAGGAATGGTGCGGTTCAGGTGCTGCTGGCATATCTGCGTAACGGCACTGAGAATAGAGATGTAGGCCAGTTTGATGCGTTCCTGAATCACGCCATCCACTACGGCTGTGTTCAGGCCTGGGGTGGCCGAGCTGGCGTAGTTCAGCAGCATGTAGAATTCATCGCCGGCTACGTCGTTGCCGCCGCCGGAAAGCAGGATTGCCCGCGGCACCACGTTGCGGCGCAGCAGCTTCTCGATGCGGCGGGTAAAGTTGGCCAGCTGCCCGTCGCTGTAGGCCATAGCCTCTACCCGGTCGCCCTTGTGCGCCACCGATTCCACATCGTACCCATGCTGGTCTTCCAACAGGCCTACGATATCAGCCCACGGATAATCAAACCAGGAGTCGCCTTCCGCTACCAGCACTCCTCTATTGCTCAGGCTGCCCATTGCCTGCACCAGCGCAGGTGCAGGCGCCTCCGGTTGCAGCATGGCCAACGACCTCAAGCCCTCTTTCTGCACTCGCTCGGTAAGCACCTCTTCCCGCTGCTCAAGCGCCTTGTCGCGTTGCCGAAGTACCCGCGTGGCCTGCTGCTGGCCTAGCGTTAAGGCCTTGTCAGCAATAGTCTTCTTCGCCATACCACCTGTGTGAATAAGATGAGAGTTTCTGAAAACGGAATGTACGCGCACCATCCGGCGCGATATGAAACGGGTTGTTTAACAGGTTTTTACGTGGCTAGGCCACTGGCCCGCACTACGCGCTAACCCAACCCTGCTTTACTGCCTGCACGGCCAGGCCTACCAGCGTGCGGACGCCGGCTTTCTGGAGCAGGGCGCGGCGGTGGCTCTCAACAGTGCGCACGCTCAGAAACAATTGGTCGGCTATTTCCTGGTTGCAGCAGTCCTGCACTACCAGGCGCAATACCTCCAGCTCGCGCCGGCTGAATGGGGTAGGAGGAAGCGAAAACCGTGGCACAGGAACTGACAAAGGAGCCTCTGCTGCATCTGGCGGCAGGAACGCATGAAACAAGGCGGCCACAGTAGCAGGCGCGGCGTGGCGCGGAACCCAGGTGTGCGCTGGGCTTGCCCCGGCCAGATACTGGCGCATATCAGGGGGCAAACGGTTGCTCGTGAGCAATAACACAGGCTGCGTGCTACGGATAGCCCGCAGCCGTTTCAGAAACACCGGAATAGGCTCCGTCAGTAAGGCACAATCCACTACTATTACCGCGTAGGCCTCCTGGTAAAGCAATCGGGGCAGACTAGCACTATCCAGCTGCAGGGTAATGTGCAGGGCGGGCCACGATTCGCGCAGTACCGTAACCAGCCCCTGACGGTGGAGCGTAGGCGGGGCTACAATCAGCACCCCATTAGCAAAGGCACACATAGGCTAAGGCGTAAATAGTTACGACGCGAAATAAGCCAGTAGCAATAGGTGAGCCCGAGGGCTATAGATAGGGCAGATTGTACTCTAAGAACGCCATTTTAAATTAAAATATCAATATTTTATATATGAATAATTAATTTACGGGTAATTGTCGTGGCGAAGAATTAAATTGTAGATAAACGCCACTATTCTTGGAAGCCAGCTTACGTAGAAGCTCTCTGCCAGCCTCCTTTTATGCAGCCTCTACCTTTCGCTGACTACCTGAGCTTAACGCATCGGCCCGATATGGGCGTGTTGGTAGCGCGCTGGCAGCGGCAACCGCTGCTGGAAGAGTTTCAGCACGGATATTGGCAAATGCTGGACATGGCCACAGCACAGCAGTGTCGATATTGGCTGATAGACTGCCGCCGCCGCGACAACGCCAACAACCAGAACGTGCAGTGGATGCTGGAGGCGTTTTTTCCAGCCCTGGCAGCGCAGCTTGGCCCGCCCGCGTATCTGGCGTATTTGTTCTCGCCTCAGCATTTGGCTGATATAGAGGCCGATACCACGGTGCCGGCCCTCGCGTACTTCGATGACCGCCCCTACCACGTGAAGCGCTTCACGGATGAACACCATGCTATGGAGTGGCTAGCCAATTGCCAGCAGGCTGATAAAAACAGAGCGACCTGACAGGAGTATTTTTAGCGCAAGGTGTCCCTGCCTTCCTATACATTAGAGGCTGCTTTCTCTTTGCCCATCAGGCCCGGTTACCTACTATGCAGCTGCATCCTATTCTTGATACTCCCGCCATTGCTATCGGCTACGACTCAGATAACCAGTGGCTTTATACCGATTGGAAAGGAGAGCATGATCAGGAATCGTCGCAGCAGGGGCGTCTCCTGATTCTGGAGTGCCTGCGGAAACATCCCTGCCACAAGATCCTGAACGATAATTCTAGCATCACCAGAACTACCGTGCAACTGTCAGTTTGGGGCGCGTGGTGGCTGGAAGAAATGATGCGCGCCGGCCTGGAGTATGTAGCCTGGGTGTATCCGCGCAATTTTGAGGCCCGCCAGGCTACAGAGGCTACGTTGCTTCTAATTCAGAAGCCAGTGGTAGTAAGCTTCGATGATGTGGCTACGGCTTATCTGTGGCTACAGAAGCAAGGCCAGAAGGTGTAGCCAAGCCTCCTGGACCAGTGGCCTACTGCACACCTTTTACCCGCATCGGGAGCACATATACCGCCTCAGAGGCCGTTATAAACAGGGTTTTGCGGTCTTTGCCTCCGAAGCAGAGGTTGGCCGTCCACTCCTCCGGAACATCAATGTGCTCTATCTGCTGGCCGGCGGCGTTGTACACCGTAACGCCCTTGCCGGTCAGGTAAATGTTGCCCTGGTTGTCGATGGTCATGCCATCGGAGCCCTGGCCTACAAAGAGCCGGCGGTTGGTGAGCGTACCGTCGGGTGCAATCTGGTACTGGTAGGTTTTGTTAGCCTCAATATCAGCCACGTACAGCACCTTGCCATCGGGAGTGCCCACGAGGCCGTTGGGCTTTTTTAGTTGGTCGTCTACCACCTGGGCCGTTTTCTTTCCGGGAGCCAGGTAGTACAGTTTCTGGCCCCCAAGGCCAGGGTCGGGGGCCTGGCGCGTCCAGTAGTCGCGCTGATAGTAGGGGTCCGTGAAGTAAATACCCTCATTCCTGGGGTTCACCCACACGTCGTTGGGGCCATTGAGCTGGTGGCCTTCTACGTGGGAGAGCAGTACGGTGGGCTGGCCCTTTCTGTCAACAGACCACAGCTGGTTCTGCTCATCGGCGCAGGCCAGCAGGTTGCCCTTCTGGTCGAAGTACAGGCCATTAGACCGTCCGGCTTTTTCCATAAATACGGAAAGCTTACCGTCGGTGCCGTACTTCCAGATCTTGTCGTTGGGCTG
The Hymenobacter gelipurpurascens DNA segment above includes these coding regions:
- a CDS encoding SMP-30/gluconolactonase/LRE family protein; this translates as MKTRHFLYFSLLTAAVAASAYQAFATRAPLPTGLQSSSVVAGQAKPKLVARQFKFTEGPAVDKAGNVFFTDQPNDKIWKYGTDGKLSVFMEKAGRSNGLYFDQKGNLLACADEQNQLWSVDRKGQPTVLLSHVEGHQLNGPNDVWVNPRNEGIYFTDPYYQRDYWTRQAPDPGLGGQKLYYLAPGKKTAQVVDDQLKKPNGLVGTPDGKVLYVADIEANKTYQYQIAPDGTLTNRRLFVGQGSDGMTIDNQGNIYLTGKGVTVYNAAGQQIEHIDVPEEWTANLCFGGKDRKTLFITASEAVYVLPMRVKGVQ
- a CDS encoding GlxA family transcriptional regulator — protein: MKRISILVPKGAILGSIEGPRLVFAEVNALLQRMGKPALFSIQLVGLHHATSVCGGLYTVATDVLLPDVTQTDLVIIPAVDGDLEQALENNREFLPWIVQQYKSGAEVASLCLGAFLLAATGLIDGRQCTTHWAAANDFRRMFPGVELCEDKLITDEHGIYSSGGAFSYLNLVLYLIEKYAGREMAVFCAKVFQIDIERVSQSAFVVFNGQKAHEDEPIKKAQAYIEANYQEKITVDELASMLALGRRNLERRFKKATANSVVEYIQRVKMEVAKNSLESSRENVNEVMYQVGYTDPKAFRLTFKRVTGLSPKQYRSKYSRESAVRV
- a CDS encoding GDSL-type esterase/lipase family protein, which gives rise to MAKKTIADKALTLGQQQATRVLRQRDKALEQREEVLTERVQKEGLRSLAMLQPEAPAPALVQAMGSLSNRGVLVAEGDSWFDYPWADIVGLLEDQHGYDVESVAHKGDRVEAMAYSDGQLANFTRRIEKLLRRNVVPRAILLSGGGNDVAGDEFYMLLNYASSATPGLNTAVVDGVIQERIKLAYISILSAVTQICQQHLNRTIPIVVHGYDYPVPDGRGFLGGWWILPGPWLSPGFEVKGYRNLAVRKKIAKDLIDRFNVMLAEVAAMPAFRHVKYVDLRGSLSSGANYKKWWDNELHPTTAGFELITNRFAAVI
- a CDS encoding helix-turn-helix transcriptional regulator; translated protein: MCAFANGVLIVAPPTLHRQGLVTVLRESWPALHITLQLDSASLPRLLYQEAYAVIVVDCALLTEPIPVFLKRLRAIRSTQPVLLLTSNRLPPDMRQYLAGASPAHTWVPRHAAPATVAALFHAFLPPDAAEAPLSVPVPRFSLPPTPFSRRELEVLRLVVQDCCNQEIADQLFLSVRTVESHRRALLQKAGVRTLVGLAVQAVKQGWVSA